The following coding sequences lie in one Bacillota bacterium genomic window:
- a CDS encoding alpha/beta hydrolase has translation MNMRQGRLLGVDGLNLSWYSWLPERQAKAVVLIIHGYGEHARRYGNVINKLVPAGYSVYAFDLRGHGESEGVRGHVDLFSHYVEDTARFMDEIVRPGTPDIPVFCLGHSMGSIINMNYVSKYGSHLRGYVLSGTGFASPLNKPGLDFFAALLSKLTPASTIKFPLPPEFISRDSEVVEAYRQDPLVFDRLSFRLAAEMKRALTQGTAAISTLTLPVLLQCGSADQSFTGQRALFENLQAEDKTLHLYQGLKHEVYNELEADRARVLADLLAWLDARI, from the coding sequence GTGAATATGCGACAGGGACGTTTGTTGGGGGTGGACGGTCTCAATCTCTCCTGGTATAGCTGGCTGCCGGAGCGGCAGGCGAAAGCGGTGGTGCTGATAATTCATGGCTATGGCGAACACGCTCGCCGTTACGGTAATGTAATCAACAAGTTGGTGCCCGCTGGTTATTCTGTGTATGCCTTTGATCTCCGTGGCCATGGTGAGAGTGAGGGTGTGCGCGGACATGTGGATTTATTTTCCCATTATGTTGAGGACACGGCAAGGTTTATGGACGAGATTGTTAGACCTGGTACTCCAGATATACCTGTCTTCTGTCTCGGGCACTCTATGGGCAGTATTATCAACATGAATTATGTATCTAAGTACGGTAGTCACTTACGCGGGTATGTCCTCTCAGGGACAGGATTTGCTTCGCCATTGAACAAACCGGGGTTGGACTTCTTTGCGGCGCTTCTCAGCAAACTGACGCCCGCAAGCACAATAAAATTTCCCCTTCCTCCGGAATTTATCAGCAGAGATTCTGAAGTGGTAGAAGCATACCGACAGGATCCGCTTGTCTTTGATCGTCTTAGTTTCCGCCTGGCGGCAGAAATGAAGCGAGCCCTTACTCAGGGAACTGCGGCGATATCAACTCTGACGCTGCCAGTATTGCTTCAATGCGGCAGCGCTGATCAATCTTTCACCGGTCAGCGGGCTCTGTTTGAGAATCTGCAGGCAGAGGATAAGACGCTACACCTCTATCAGGGGTTGAAGCATGAAGTATATAATGAATTGGAAGCAGATCGCGCTCGGGTGTTGGCGGATCTTTTGGCCTGGCTGGATGCGCGGATTTAG